One segment of Macrotis lagotis isolate mMagLag1 chromosome 1, bilby.v1.9.chrom.fasta, whole genome shotgun sequence DNA contains the following:
- the MPHOSPH6 gene encoding M-phase phosphoprotein 6 gives MAATSKPKLSKNLMRMKFMQRGLDAETKKQLEEEEKKIISEEHWYLDLPELKEKESFIIEEQSFMLCEDLLYGRMSFRGFNPEIEKLMVQMNAKHKEEEDEDVGMEADVSDEEMARRYESLVGTIGKKFAKKRDRAQYDEDENGNIKPVKAKKTFLKPQD, from the exons ATGGCAGCCACGTCTAAACCCAAGCTGTCAAAGAACCTGATGCGGATGAAG TTCATGCAGAGGGGGTTGGATGCAGAAACTAAAAAACAactagaagaggaagaaaagaaaatcatcagtGAAGAACACTGGTACCTGGATTTACCTGAACTTAAGGAGAAAGA GAGTTTCATAATAGAGGAGCAGAGCTTTATGCTTTGTGAAGATCTTTTGTATGGAAGAATGTCATTCAGAGGGTTTAATCCAGAAATCGAG aaattaatgGTCCAAATGAATGCCAAAcataaagaggaagaagatgaagatgtAGGAATGGAGGCTGATGTGTCTGATGAGGAAATGGCCAGAAG gtaTGAAAGTTTGGTGGGCACAATTGGAAAGAAGTTTGCTAAAAAGAGAGATCGAGCACAGTATGATGAAGATGAAAATGGTAACATAAAACCAGTTAAAGCTaagaagacatttttaaaacCTCAGGACTAG